In the Gossypium raimondii isolate GPD5lz chromosome 9, ASM2569854v1, whole genome shotgun sequence genome, one interval contains:
- the LOC105800732 gene encoding uncharacterized protein LOC105800732, translating into MSNKSPIFPIHEPQHFSDYGFDPQIDYFQVLEEAKKHRKETPRSIDSLHFKLQKPISKDEQFTKKAQHKLGYKKKKRYWWWKNALFFFKWKKWGGFKSTTTTTGGGLDLELDIEPDVHRARARAFMAASMSGPVYITESRSGSTTPYRTSVSCRRRPSSSGPLTPYLSLRELNMEYQQRVSSSSTSAMPIYLVT; encoded by the exons ATGTCAAACAAGTCCCCAATCTTCCCAATTCATGAACCCCAACATTTCAGTGACTATGGCTTCGATCCCCAAATCGATTATTTTCAG GTTTTAGAAGAAGCAAAGAAGCACAGAAAGGAAACACCAAGGTCCATAGATTCACTACATTTCAAGCTCCAGAAACCCATTTCAAAAGACGAACAATTCACCAAAAAAGCCCAACACAAGTTGGGTTACAAGAAGAAGAAACGCTATTGGTGGTGGAAGAATGCTCTGTTTTTCTTCAAATGGAAAAAATGGGGTGGTTTTAAAagcaccaccaccaccaccggCGGCGGATTAGATCTTGAACTTGATATTGAACCAGATGTTCATCGAGCCAGGGCTCGAGCTTTCATGGCTGCTTCAATGTCTGGACCTGTTTATATAACAGAGAGTAGAAGCGGTTCGACCACACCTTATAGAACCAGCGTGAGTTGTCGACGAAGACCATCTTCTTCAGGTCCATTGACTCCATATCTAAGTTTAAGGGAGCTTAATATGGAGTATCAGCAAAgggtttcttcttcttctacctCTGCTATGCCTATTTATTTGGTTACTTGA
- the LOC128032419 gene encoding pectinesterase-like: protein MANNAIIGICAVFLVALVVAVVVGVTHIKNKNDGEEISSSNKAVQALCQPTNYKETCQKSLASSNSSDVKELIRTGFQAGLVEIKNVLAHSVTVQELIKDENNKAALGVCQEVLDLAIDDFQKSFDMLGEYDMSKIGKYLLELKTWLSGAFTSQQTCIDSFAESSNESSQKMQSILKTSMEITSNALAMLNGLSTIVKELNIPNIGNIDTTGVNRKLLSAEDMPEWISQADRKLLQAKPMDLKPNVVVAKDGSGKYDTINKALAEVPVKSPDRFVIHIKAGTYKEQINLTKKMTNVVFIGDGPTKTIITNDISVVKNPPVRTYRTATVAADGAGFMAKDIGFDNSAGPEGHQAVAFRATADRVIMFNCHFTGYQDTLYAHRERQLYSNCLITGTVDFIFGDAASIFQNCMLVVRKPGPGQNCMVTAQGRNDLGTNSAIVLQNCTISGAPDYIPVKDTNKAYLGRPWKQFARSIIMQSRIDDIIQPEGYAPMTGTIGIDTSFIAEFGNRGPGADTSRRVAWKGIKKIDINEANKWTPRVFLESETWIPSSGVPYSPDMVPGV from the exons ATGGCGAATAATGCTATTATTGGTATTTGTGCGGTGTTTCTGGTGGCCTTGGTGGTAGCCGTGGTGGTGGGTGTTACGCACATAAAAAACAAGAATGATGGTGAAGAGATATCGAGTTCGAACAAAGCCGTGCAAGCCCTATGTCAACCCACGAATTATAAAGAGACGTGCCAGAAAAGCTTGGCGTCGTCAAATTCTAGCGACGTTAAGGAGCTGATAAGGACAGGTTTCCAAGCCGGGCTAGTTGAGATAAAGAACGTGCTAGCCCATTCAGTGACGGTCCAAGAGTTGATCAAGGATGAGAACAACAAAGCGGCACTTGGTGTTTGCCAAGAGGTGTTGGACTTAGCCATTGATGACTTTCAAAAGTCATTCGACATGCTAGGGGAATACGACATGAGCAAGATCGGAAAATACCTTTTGGAACTAAAGACCTGGCTAAGCGGTGCATTCACGAGTCAACAGACATGTATAGACTCATTCGCGGAATCAAGTAACGAATCATCGCAGAAGATGCAATCAATCTTGAAGACTAGCATGGAGATTACTAGCAATGCTTTAGCGATGCTTAATGGGTTATCCACCATCGTGAAGGAACTTAACATTCCAAACATCGGCAACATCGACACCACGGGGGTCAACCGTAAGCTTTTGTCGGCTGAGGATATGCCTGAGTGGATTAGTCAAGCTGACCGAAAACTTCTTCAAGCAAAACCAATGGATTTGAAACCTAACGTTGTGGTTGCTAAAGATGGTAGCGGGAAATATGATACTATTAACAAGGCATTGGCTGAAGTCCCTGTGAAAAGTCCCGATCGATTTGTTATTCACATTAAGGCTGGTACTTACAAGGAGCAAATCAACTTGACCAAGAAGATGACTAATGTTGTATTCATTGGTGATGGCCCAACCAAGACCATTATCACAAATGACATTAGCGTCGTTAAGAATCCACCGGTTAGAACATACCGCACTGCAACTGTTG CTGCGGATGGGGCTGGTTTCATGGCCAAGGACATTGGATTCGATAACTCAGCAGGACCCGAAGGTCATCAAGCAGTTGCCTTTAGGGCCACTGCTGATAGGGTCATCATGTTCAACTGCCATTTCACTGGGTACCAAGACACTCTCTATGCTCACAGAGAGAGACAGTTATATAGCAACTGTCTCATCACCGGAACGGTGGATTTCATCTTCGGGGATGCGGCGAGCATTTTCCAGAACTGTATGCTCGTCGTGAGGAAGCCAGGGCCAGGCCAAAACTGCATGGTTACTGCACAAGGAAGGAATGATCTTGGAACAAACTCAGCCATTGTGCTTCAAAACTGCACCATCTCGGGTGCCCCTGATTACATCCCAGTGAAGGATACGAACAAGGCGTACTTGGGGCGTCCTTGGAAACAATTTGCTAGGTCCATCATAATGCAATCTAGGATCGACGACATCATTCAACCAGAGGGTTATGCCCCCATGACAGGCACCATAGGAATAGACACTTCTTTCATTGCCGAGTTTGGAAACAGGGGACCCGGTGCCGATACCAGCCGTAGGGTAGCATGGAAAGGTATCAAAAAGATAGATATAAATGAAGCCAACAAATGGACTCCTCGCGTCTTTCTCGAATCCGAGACTTGGATTCCGAGTTCCGGCGTTCCCTATAGTCCCGACATGGTCCCTGGAGTCTAA
- the LOC105797780 gene encoding putative invertase inhibitor: MMNSYTCFLAFFFILLVSVSCNNIIQEACNKAVKSDSQPKVTFNFCVGSLQKHPKGETARSYDDLAPITLHIMKSAAKHRINGYLKAKDYFSAKTGASGLVTSSVTCEDVFNEGKKTVSPIAKENNDFCRLAIMLLTFIPDAKSE; encoded by the exons ATGATGAATTCCTACACTTGTTTTCTCGCTTTCTTCTTTATCTTGCTTGTCTCTGTAAGCTGCAATAACATTATCCAAGAAGCTTGCAACAAAGCTGTAAAGAGTGATTCCCAACCCAAAGTAACCTTCAACTTCTGTGTTGGGAGTCTACAGAAGCATCCCAAGGGCGAAACGGCCAGAAGCTATGATGATTTGGCTCCTATCACGCTTCACATAATGAAATCAGCAGCCAAACAT AGAATTAATGGGTACTTAAAGGCTAAAGATTATTTTTCGGCTAAGACTGGTGCTAGCGGACTGGTTACTAGTTCGGTCACTTGTGAAGATGTGTTCAATGAGGGCAAAAAGACAGTATCGCCAATTGCAAAGGAGAACAACGATTTCTGTCGGCTGGCAATAATGCTTCTTACCTTCATACCTGACGCCAAATccgaataa
- the LOC105800731 gene encoding RING-H2 finger protein ATL2, whose translation MSGNNDGLTHINIPPGDGSSYALSGKIMLSAIVVLFFVVVLMFGLHLYARWYLLRARRRHSRNRRRHRRRSQLIFYVDPDVNGPPAVASRGLDAQVLKSLPVFTFSSKTHPESALECAVCLSEFEENESGRVLPKCKHSFHSECIDMWFHSHSTCPLCRTSVEGSVPVSDNAGDLVITINEPSGGESGSNQEPDSCQHGDGRAGLSVGRKLSIEVPIRNIEGFVGESSECESGPSQSYKSPMSRMLSFKRMLSRDWRGSGTSSCPSPINAAVSESDLERGVDDSRQTQS comes from the coding sequence ATGAGTGGAAACAACGATGGATTAACCCATATCAACATCCCTCCCGGTGACGGTAGTAGCTACGCTTTGAGTGGCAAAATCATGCTCAGTGCCATCGTGGTTTTGTTCTTCGTAGTGGTACTTATGTTTGGTCTCCACCTTTACGCACGTTGGTACCTCCTCCGTGCTCGCCGTCGTCATTCACGTAACCGACGTCGTCATCGCCGTCGATCACAGCTGATTTTTTACGTAGACCCCGACGTTAATGGTCCTCCCGCCGTGGCTTCACGTGGACTAGACGCGCAGGTTCTCAAGTCGTTACCGGTTTTCACTTTCTCCTCCAAGACACACCCGGAATCTGCCCTCGAATGTGCTGTTTGTCTGTCGGAATTTGAAGAAAACGAATCGGGTCGGGTATTACCCAAATGTAAACATAGTTTTCATTCAGAGTGTATCGATATGTGGTTTCATTCTCACTCCACGTGTCCTCTTTGTCGAACCTCCGTTGAAGGATCCGTACCCGTTTCTGATAACGCGGGAGATTTGGTTATTACGATTAATGAACCGTCGGGTGGAGAGTCCGGATCCAATCAAGAACCCGATTCGTGTCAGCACGGGGATGGTCGGGCCGGTTTGTCGGTGGGGAGGAAGTTGTCGATCGAGGTTCCTATAAGGAATATTGAAGGCTTCGTAGGTGAGTCGAGTGAGTGTGAGTCGGGACCGAGTCAATCCTATAAATCACCGATGAGTCGAATGTTGTCGTTTAAGAGGATGCTGAGTAGAGATTGGCGAGGGAGTGGGACGAGTTCTTGTCCTTCGCCAATAAACGCGGCTGTATCTGAGTCGGATTTGGAGCGAGGTGTGGACGATTCTCGGCAAACTCAGAGCTGA